One Calditrichota bacterium DNA window includes the following coding sequences:
- a CDS encoding YbjQ family protein, giving the protein MYIATTETIAGKKVVRYLGLVRGNTIRARHIGHDFMAALRNVVGGEIVDYTKMLSEAREQAVDRMVEQAKALGANAVVGVRFSTSMVMSAAAEILAYGTAVVVE; this is encoded by the coding sequence ATGTACATTGCCACAACGGAGACCATTGCTGGCAAGAAGGTGGTTCGTTACCTGGGCTTGGTGCGCGGCAACACCATTCGCGCCCGCCACATTGGCCACGACTTTATGGCGGCGCTGCGCAACGTGGTTGGCGGCGAGATCGTCGACTACACGAAGATGTTGTCCGAAGCGCGCGAGCAGGCCGTGGACCGCATGGTCGAGCAGGCCAAAGCATTGGGGGCCAACGCAGTGGTGGGCGTTCGCTTCAGCACCTCGATGGTCATGTCGGCTGCCGCCGAGATTCTCGCTTACGGCACCGCTGTGGTGGTGGAGTGA
- a CDS encoding zf-HC2 domain-containing protein, with product MKCEEARPLMMALLDGEIEEAQKIDLERHLARCYACAKELEGFRQLKEVTEGVTLMEPESRIWQEYWSRVYNRIERGLGAVLLAVSAAALLIFAGFKAVESLIRDPSLAISLKVAILAAIAGFVLLLLSVVRERLYFWKRDRYRFVR from the coding sequence ATGAAATGTGAGGAGGCCAGGCCGCTGATGATGGCCCTTCTCGACGGGGAGATAGAAGAGGCTCAGAAGATAGACCTCGAGCGCCACCTGGCAAGGTGTTACGCCTGTGCCAAGGAGCTGGAGGGGTTCAGGCAACTGAAAGAGGTGACGGAAGGAGTGACGCTCATGGAACCAGAGAGCAGGATCTGGCAGGAGTACTGGTCGCGGGTGTACAATCGCATCGAGCGGGGCCTCGGCGCGGTGCTGCTGGCGGTGAGCGCTGCTGCCCTGCTCATCTTCGCGGGGTTTAAGGCAGTGGAAAGTCTCATTCGCGACCCCTCGTTGGCGATCTCTCTGAAGGTCGCTATCCTGGCCGCCATCGCGGGGTTCGTTTTGCTTCTGCTGTCGGTCGTCCGCGAGCGCCTGTACTTCTGGAAACGGGACCGGTACCGCTTTGTACGTTGA